The Chlorocebus sabaeus isolate Y175 chromosome 1, mChlSab1.0.hap1, whole genome shotgun sequence genome includes a region encoding these proteins:
- the SAXO4 gene encoding stabilizer of axonemal microtubules 4 isoform X2: MMGKLPLGVVSPYVKMSSGGYTDPLKFYATSYCTAYGREDFKPRVGSHTGTGYKSNFRPVVSCQASLEALDNPARGEQAQDHFQSVASQSYRPLEVPDGKHPLPWSMHQTSSGYGREKPSAGLPTKEVRKVHFDTQEHGPQAITGLEPREVPLLHQQQGQGPLERENFRYGPRFMTSEYNSKYLRESLDQPDFLQKNSIGAKEGSSFTKQSRQSPIVFQPPSQALPGDPALLPGQSVTKSDFLPKTHLHGDEFLPVLARGSKRETAFSRGNERILNPRVPPPCPEPSSVSHQQFQPLHRMQQTNVALLGRETVGKKEPTGFSLNNPMYVRSPCDPDRDQRYLTTYNQGYFENIPKGLDREGWTRGGIQPQIPGGYALSQPVSCMEAAPNPTESLRHLYPHVGRTLTSADPFYRDAPHSSRFMAHS; this comes from the exons ATGATGGGGAAACTCCCCCTGGGGGTCGTCTCCCCTTATGTGAAGATGAGTTCGGGGGGCTACACGGACCCCCTGAAATTCTACGCCACCAGCTACTGCACAGCCTACG GTCGAGAGGATTTCAAGCCCCGTGTGGGCAGTCACACAGGCACCGGTTACAAATCAAATTTCCGGCCCGTGGTCTCATGCCAAGCCAGTCTGGAGGCCTTAGACAACCCGGCCAGGGG GGAACAAGCCCAGGACCATTTCCAGTCTGTGGCCAGCCAGAGTTACCGCCCCCTGGAGGTGCCTGACGGCAAGCATCCCCTGCCCTGGAGCatgcaccagaccagctcaggcTACGGGCGGGAGAAGCCCAGTGCAGGTCTCCCCACCAAGGAG GTCCGGAAGGTCCATTTTGACACCCAGGAGCATGGGCCCCAGGCCATCACGGGGCTGGAGCCCAGGGAAGTGCCCCTGCTCCACCAGCAGCAGGGCCAGGGCCCACTGGAGCGGGAGAACTTCCGATAT GGCCCACGCTTCATGACTTCGGAGTACAATTCCAAGTATCTCAGGGAGTCTCTAGACCAGCCAG ATTTCTTGCAGAAGAACTCGATCGGCGCCAAGGAGGGGAGCAGCTTCACCAAACAGTCCCGCCAGAGCCCCATTGTCTTCCAACCACCCTCACAGGCCCTCCCTGGGGACCCT GCCCTCCTCCCAGGCCAGAGTGTCACCAAGTCTGACTTCCTCCCCAAGACTCACCTGCAT GGAGATGAGTTCCTACCTGTGTTGGCCAGAGGCTCCAAGCGGGAAACAGCCTTCAGCCGAGGGAATGAAAGGATTCTGAACCCCAGA GTGCCCCCTCCCTGCCCAGAACCCAGCAGTGTGAGCCACCAGCAGTTCCAGCCACTTCATCGGATGCAACAGACAAATGTTGCCCTGCTTGGCCGGGAGACTGTGGGGAAAAAG GAGCCCACAGGGTTCAGCCTTAACAACCCTATGTATGTCCGGAGCCCCTGTGATCCTGACAGGGATCAGCGATACCTGACCACCTACAACCAAGG GTACTTTGAGAACATCCCCAAAGGTCTAGACCGGGAAGGCTGGACTCGAGGTGGCATCCAGCCCCAGATACCGGGAGGCTACGCCCTCAGCCAGCCGGTCAGCTGCATGGAGGCCGCCCCCAACCCCACGGAGAGCCTGCGGCACCTGTACCCCCACGTGGGAAG AACGCTGACCTCAGCCGACCCCTTCTACCGGGACGCACCTCACAGCAGCCGCTTCATGGCACACAGCTGA
- the SAXO4 gene encoding stabilizer of axonemal microtubules 4 isoform X1, whose amino-acid sequence MMGKLPLGVVSPYVKMSSGGYTDPLKFYATSYCTAYGREDFKPRVGSHTGTGYKSNFRPVVSCQASLEALDNPARGEQAQDHFQSVASQSYRPLEVPDGKHPLPWSMHQTSSGYGREKPSAGLPTKEVRKVHFDTQEHGPQAITGLEPREVPLLHQQQGQGPLERENFRYGPRFMTSEYNSKYLRESLDQPDFLQKNSIGAKEGSSFTKQSRQSPIVFQPPSQALPGDPGDEFLPVLARGSKRETAFSRGNERILNPRVPPPCPEPSSVSHQQFQPLHRMQQTNVALLGRETVGKKEPTGFSLNNPMYVRSPCDPDRDQRYLTTYNQGYFENIPKGLDREGWTRGGIQPQIPGGYALSQPVSCMEAAPNPTESLRHLYPHVGRTLTSADPFYRDAPHSSRFMAHS is encoded by the exons ATGATGGGGAAACTCCCCCTGGGGGTCGTCTCCCCTTATGTGAAGATGAGTTCGGGGGGCTACACGGACCCCCTGAAATTCTACGCCACCAGCTACTGCACAGCCTACG GTCGAGAGGATTTCAAGCCCCGTGTGGGCAGTCACACAGGCACCGGTTACAAATCAAATTTCCGGCCCGTGGTCTCATGCCAAGCCAGTCTGGAGGCCTTAGACAACCCGGCCAGGGG GGAACAAGCCCAGGACCATTTCCAGTCTGTGGCCAGCCAGAGTTACCGCCCCCTGGAGGTGCCTGACGGCAAGCATCCCCTGCCCTGGAGCatgcaccagaccagctcaggcTACGGGCGGGAGAAGCCCAGTGCAGGTCTCCCCACCAAGGAG GTCCGGAAGGTCCATTTTGACACCCAGGAGCATGGGCCCCAGGCCATCACGGGGCTGGAGCCCAGGGAAGTGCCCCTGCTCCACCAGCAGCAGGGCCAGGGCCCACTGGAGCGGGAGAACTTCCGATAT GGCCCACGCTTCATGACTTCGGAGTACAATTCCAAGTATCTCAGGGAGTCTCTAGACCAGCCAG ATTTCTTGCAGAAGAACTCGATCGGCGCCAAGGAGGGGAGCAGCTTCACCAAACAGTCCCGCCAGAGCCCCATTGTCTTCCAACCACCCTCACAGGCCCTCCCTGGGGACCCT GGAGATGAGTTCCTACCTGTGTTGGCCAGAGGCTCCAAGCGGGAAACAGCCTTCAGCCGAGGGAATGAAAGGATTCTGAACCCCAGA GTGCCCCCTCCCTGCCCAGAACCCAGCAGTGTGAGCCACCAGCAGTTCCAGCCACTTCATCGGATGCAACAGACAAATGTTGCCCTGCTTGGCCGGGAGACTGTGGGGAAAAAG GAGCCCACAGGGTTCAGCCTTAACAACCCTATGTATGTCCGGAGCCCCTGTGATCCTGACAGGGATCAGCGATACCTGACCACCTACAACCAAGG GTACTTTGAGAACATCCCCAAAGGTCTAGACCGGGAAGGCTGGACTCGAGGTGGCATCCAGCCCCAGATACCGGGAGGCTACGCCCTCAGCCAGCCGGTCAGCTGCATGGAGGCCGCCCCCAACCCCACGGAGAGCCTGCGGCACCTGTACCCCCACGTGGGAAG AACGCTGACCTCAGCCGACCCCTTCTACCGGGACGCACCTCACAGCAGCCGCTTCATGGCACACAGCTGA